The Victivallis sp. Marseille-Q1083 DNA window GTCCGGCGCAGGAAGTCGGTGATGCGGAAGGCCTGTCGCCGCCCTTCGATCTCCGCCCGGGTCAGATCGGCGGAACGGCAGCCGTCCAGGTAGTTGACCTGCGCCGCGTTGACGATGCTTTCTGTTGGGCGGATGGCGTTGTAAAGGCGGATTACCGTAACCATTTCCGGCAGCTCGCCGCGTCCGGCCGCCTCTTCGACGATCGCCTCCCAACTGCGGCCGCCGACGGTAAGATGGCGCGCTTCCAGTTCCGAACAACAGGCAAACCGCCTGCCCGGATCGATGCCGCCGATCGTGTACATGATGCTCATCGGCTGGGTCAGCCGGTCGCTGTCGCGACCGGATTCGAACGGTACGCCGGCCAGAAAGGCGATGTCGCCGTCACCGGTGGCATCGATGACGCACCGGGCGTACACGTCCCGGAAGCCTTCCCGGCATTTCAGTTGAAGGCCGCCGCCCCGGTTGTTGTCGCCGAGCGGCTTTATGACCGTGGTGTGCAGCAGGATTCCGACCCGCCGGGCGGCGAGGAGTTCATAGAGATCAAGGTCCATCCGGCTGAAATCGGGACAGGTACCGCCGATGGCGGAGAGAATTTCGTCGACCATCCGGCTTTGGACCAATCCCATCAGCGGTCCGACCAGCGATTGAATTGCGGTGCCGCCGAGCCGCCCGGTCTGTTCGACCAGCAGCACTTTTGCTCCCATGCCGGCCGCGGCATAAGCCGCGCCGATACCGGCCGGCCCGCCGCCGGCGACGATGACATCGAAATTTTTGCCTTCGTTCATGAAAACCTTATCTTTTCATTTTGTTTTTTATTGAGTTACACACTGGTAATGTAGTGTGAAATCAATGACTTTCAAATGGTGTTCACAGAATCTAAATTGTGTCATATATCAATGTAATACAAGTTCCTTTGGTCTTTTTTT harbors:
- a CDS encoding FAD-dependent oxidoreductase; translated protein: MNEGKNFDVIVAGGGPAGIGAAYAAAGMGAKVLLVEQTGRLGGTAIQSLVGPLMGLVQSRMVDEILSAIGGTCPDFSRMDLDLYELLAARRVGILLHTTVIKPLGDNNRGGGLQLKCREGFRDVYARCVIDATGDGDIAFLAGVPFESGRDSDRLTQPMSIMYTIGGIDPGRRFACCSELEARHLTVGGRSWEAIVEEAAGRGELPEMVTVIRLYNAIRPTESIVNAAQVNYLDGCRSADLTRAEIEGRRQAFRITDFLRRTLPGYENVHVAAMPAAIGVRETRRFEGIARLEKADCLAGRKFADAIVHRAQFAIDIHNPSGGGQADGDTGTADRVQPYDIPFGVLLPRRVDGLLLAGRCISASHEALASCRVMRIAMAIGVGAGAAAAWAARHGCRVRDVPVAELQKLLS